A single genomic interval of Flavobacterium sp. N2820 harbors:
- a CDS encoding sodium-dependent transporter, whose protein sequence is MTAKVESWGSRVGLILAMAGNAVGLGNFLRFPVQAVQNGGGAFIIPYLVCFLLMGIPLLFIEWSSGRFGGKFGNHSTPYILDSMVKGRLLKYIGVFGIFTNIAVVAYYCYIESWTMSYMFHSVIGTFSGMSQAEVSAFFTSYVDIGVSTTGIPYEAVVFYIICLLINTFILSKGLSGVEKVAKIGMPLLILFGVVLAIKALTLGTSGASEQFPDANAWDGLNFLWTPQYESLWDLKVWMAAAGQIFFTLSVGMGTIHCYAAYVKPKDDIALNAVSAGFMNEFVEVVLGSLIVIPIAAGYLGLDWVKENAGFGMAFQTMPYLFQQWGEVLSVVAGVMWFGLLFFAGITSSLAMGTPWMGFMRDEFGWGRNKGAWSFGAMALILGLPTVIFYQQGVFDEYDYWAGTVSLVVFAMLETILFSWIFGMDKGWREITSGADIKVPNVYKYIIKYVTPLMLIIIFLGSLFKPLNNDWSGNVSNLLSGNGWNLDNGSIIKTITHAGIHEQIAAATDATQIAALEDKIFYLNMARFLLVGLFIFISLLVFIAYKKRVKEGRATS, encoded by the coding sequence ATGACTGCAAAAGTAGAATCGTGGGGTTCACGTGTTGGACTTATTTTAGCCATGGCCGGAAATGCTGTTGGATTAGGGAATTTTTTAAGATTTCCAGTTCAAGCGGTACAAAATGGAGGAGGAGCTTTTATTATTCCTTATTTAGTGTGTTTTTTATTGATGGGAATTCCTTTGTTATTTATTGAATGGTCCTCAGGCCGATTTGGTGGTAAATTTGGAAATCATAGTACGCCTTATATCTTAGATTCTATGGTTAAAGGTCGTTTGTTGAAATATATTGGTGTTTTCGGAATCTTTACCAATATTGCAGTAGTTGCTTATTATTGCTATATTGAGTCTTGGACTATGTCATACATGTTTCATTCAGTCATAGGAACTTTTTCAGGAATGAGTCAAGCTGAAGTTTCAGCATTTTTTACCTCATATGTAGATATTGGAGTCTCAACTACTGGAATTCCATATGAAGCAGTAGTTTTCTATATAATTTGTTTGTTAATCAATACATTTATTCTTTCAAAAGGATTAAGTGGTGTTGAAAAGGTTGCAAAAATTGGAATGCCATTGTTGATTTTATTCGGTGTTGTATTAGCTATAAAAGCATTAACATTAGGAACAAGTGGTGCCTCAGAACAATTTCCAGATGCTAATGCTTGGGATGGTCTGAATTTCTTGTGGACACCTCAATATGAATCGCTTTGGGATTTAAAGGTTTGGATGGCAGCAGCTGGTCAAATTTTCTTTACACTTTCAGTAGGTATGGGTACAATTCATTGTTATGCTGCTTATGTGAAACCAAAAGATGATATTGCTTTAAACGCTGTTTCTGCAGGATTCATGAATGAATTTGTAGAAGTAGTTTTAGGATCATTAATCGTAATTCCTATCGCTGCTGGTTATTTAGGCTTGGATTGGGTTAAAGAAAATGCTGGATTTGGAATGGCGTTTCAAACAATGCCATACTTATTCCAACAGTGGGGAGAAGTACTTTCGGTTGTAGCTGGTGTAATGTGGTTTGGATTATTGTTTTTTGCAGGGATAACCTCTTCATTGGCAATGGGAACTCCTTGGATGGGCTTCATGAGAGACGAATTTGGTTGGGGAAGAAACAAAGGGGCTTGGTCTTTTGGTGCAATGGCATTAATTCTAGGTCTTCCAACAGTTATTTTTTATCAACAAGGTGTTTTTGATGAATATGATTATTGGGCAGGAACTGTTAGTTTAGTAGTTTTCGCAATGTTAGAAACCATTTTGTTTTCTTGGATTTTTGGAATGGATAAAGGATGGAGAGAAATTACTAGTGGTGCTGATATTAAAGTGCCAAATGTGTATAAATATATCATTAAATATGTAACTCCTTTAATGTTGATCATCATTTTCCTTGGGTCATTATTCAAACCTTTAAATAATGATTGGTCAGGAAATGTGAGTAATTTATTGTCAGGAAATGGATGGAATTTAGATAATGGTTCGATTATTAAAACGATAACACATGCAGGAATTCACGAACAAATTGCAGCTGCTACTGACGCTACTCAAATTGCAGCTCTAGAAGATAAAATTTTCTATCTTAATATGGCAAGATTCTTATTAGTAGGGTTATTTATTTTTATTAGTTTATTAGTTTTCATCGCATATAAAAAACGTGTTAAAGAAGGGAGAGCAACATCATGA
- a CDS encoding ComEA family DNA-binding protein → MNKIKSYFMFSREHRSGIFLLLILILFGQLSYFFLSENLFQRKAIKEDKSWLLVQNEIDSLKQISATKKDTIYPFNPNFITDYKGYKLGLSVAEIDRLHQFRNQNKYINSSQDFQKVTKVSDEVLHKISPYFKFPDWVVNKSVSTSEKFHKFLPKEKNTIVQKDINLATREDLIAVYGIGEKLADKILVEKEKLGGFVSMEQFQFIWGISPEAIEDLQKRFFVQNNTSIKKIAINDLSMKELAKFPYFNYALAKEIVVYRTMNNGIKEIADLTKIKGMPNEKIKIIALYLEF, encoded by the coding sequence ATGAACAAAATAAAATCCTACTTCATGTTTTCAAGAGAACACCGAAGTGGGATTTTTTTGTTATTGATACTCATTCTTTTTGGACAATTGTCTTATTTTTTTCTATCCGAAAATTTATTTCAGAGAAAAGCAATCAAAGAAGACAAATCGTGGTTGTTAGTTCAAAATGAAATTGATAGTTTAAAACAAATTTCTGCCACAAAAAAAGATACAATTTATCCATTCAATCCAAATTTTATAACCGATTACAAAGGATATAAGTTAGGTTTGTCTGTTGCTGAAATTGATCGTTTGCATCAATTCAGAAACCAAAACAAATACATTAATTCTTCACAAGATTTTCAAAAAGTAACTAAGGTTTCTGATGAAGTCTTACATAAGATTTCACCCTATTTTAAATTTCCTGATTGGGTTGTGAACAAGTCTGTTAGTACATCAGAAAAATTCCATAAGTTTCTTCCTAAAGAGAAAAATACTATTGTTCAAAAAGACATTAATTTAGCAACTCGAGAAGATTTAATTGCGGTTTATGGAATTGGCGAAAAATTAGCTGACAAGATTCTTGTTGAAAAAGAAAAACTTGGAGGATTTGTAAGTATGGAACAATTTCAATTTATCTGGGGAATTAGCCCAGAAGCTATAGAAGACTTGCAAAAACGTTTTTTTGTTCAAAATAACACTTCTATCAAAAAAATAGCAATCAATGATTTGTCAATGAAAGAATTGGCAAAATTTCCGTATTTTAATTATGCACTTGCAAAAGAAATTGTTGTTTACAGAACTATGAACAACGGAATCAAAGAAATTGCGGATTTAACAAAAATTAAGGGAATGCCTAACGAAAAAATAAAAATAATCGCCTTATATTTGGAATTCTAA
- a CDS encoding acyl-CoA dehydrogenase family protein: protein MNSNYFTEEHQLFRASLRDFLHKEVVPHIEKWEKTGTIERFIWKKFGEMGFFGINYPEAYGGMNLDLFYTVVFLEELQKIKSSGFAAAMWAHAYLAMTHLNAEGSERIKQDYLVPSITGEKIGALCVTEPFGGSDVAGMRTTAVKNGDKYIINGSKTFITNGVYADYYVVAAKTSPELGNKGISMFLVDTNLKGISATKLDKLGWRASDTAEIAFDNVEIPAENLMGEAGKGFPYIMQHFAFERLIMAINAHARAEFAIEYTIEYMSQREAFGSTINKFQALRHTMVEHATDVEHCKVFNYAAVARLDKKEYVVKEATMAKLKSTKVADETIYSCLQMLGGYGYMEEYPLARLLRDSRLGPIGGGTSEILKEILSKMIIDKQNYTPAVK from the coding sequence ATGAATTCAAATTATTTCACAGAAGAACATCAATTATTTAGAGCTAGTTTACGAGATTTTTTACATAAAGAAGTTGTTCCTCATATCGAAAAATGGGAAAAAACAGGAACAATTGAGCGTTTTATATGGAAAAAATTTGGAGAAATGGGCTTCTTTGGGATCAACTATCCTGAAGCTTATGGTGGAATGAATTTAGATTTATTTTATACAGTTGTTTTTTTAGAAGAACTTCAAAAAATAAAATCTTCTGGATTTGCTGCGGCTATGTGGGCTCATGCTTATTTAGCTATGACGCATTTGAATGCCGAAGGAAGTGAACGCATTAAACAAGATTATTTAGTACCAAGTATTACAGGTGAAAAAATTGGTGCGTTATGTGTAACAGAGCCTTTTGGAGGAAGTGATGTTGCGGGCATGAGAACTACAGCTGTTAAAAATGGAGATAAATACATTATTAATGGTTCAAAAACATTTATTACAAATGGAGTTTATGCAGATTATTATGTTGTAGCTGCAAAAACAAGTCCTGAACTAGGTAATAAAGGTATTAGTATGTTCTTGGTGGATACAAATCTAAAAGGAATTTCAGCTACAAAATTGGATAAATTAGGTTGGAGAGCTTCGGATACTGCTGAAATAGCATTCGATAATGTCGAAATTCCTGCAGAAAATTTAATGGGTGAAGCTGGAAAAGGTTTTCCATACATTATGCAACATTTTGCTTTTGAGCGTTTAATTATGGCAATCAATGCGCATGCAAGAGCCGAATTTGCAATCGAATATACAATTGAATATATGTCACAAAGAGAAGCTTTTGGAAGTACAATCAACAAGTTTCAAGCATTAAGACATACTATGGTTGAGCACGCAACAGATGTTGAGCATTGCAAAGTTTTCAATTATGCTGCCGTAGCTCGATTAGATAAAAAAGAATATGTAGTTAAAGAAGCTACTATGGCAAAATTGAAATCAACAAAAGTAGCCGACGAAACTATTTATAGTTGTTTACAAATGCTTGGCGGATATGGCTACATGGAAGAATATCCTTTAGCACGTTTATTGAGAGATAGTCGTTTAGGGCCAATTGGTGGTGGAACTTCAGAAATTTTGAAAGAAATCCTATCCAAAATGATTATTGATAAACAAAATTATACACCAGCAGTAAAATAA
- the rpsU gene encoding 30S ribosomal protein S21 produces MLIIPIKDGENIDRALKRYKRKFDKTGTVRQLRARQAFIKPSVVNRAKIQKAAYIQNMKDNLES; encoded by the coding sequence ATGTTAATTATACCAATTAAAGACGGAGAAAATATCGATAGAGCATTAAAGCGCTATAAAAGAAAATTTGATAAAACAGGAACTGTTCGTCAGTTACGTGCACGTCAAGCTTTCATTAAGCCATCTGTTGTAAACAGAGCTAAAATTCAAAAAGCAGCTTATATTCAAAACATGAAAGACAACTTAGAAAGTTAG
- a CDS encoding tyrosine-type recombinase/integrase, with translation MASNIQPFQDYLVKEKNYSPLTVQAYISDVQAFQIYLNDFHDSLSLEEINYSQVRSWIVVLIENNISATSVNRKISSLKSYYKFLLKTKQISINPLLKHKSLKTAKKVQIPFSEKELQDVFEFNSYSNDFEGIRNQLIIELFYTTGIRRAEMINLTLNNVNTVQKTIKVIGKRNKERIIPLLNCTIELIEAYKHERNHLEHVNQKEMLILSKNGNKVSESFVYRLINEYFSTVSQKTKKSPHVLRHSFATHLLNNGADLNSVKELLGHASLSSTQIYTHSSLAELKKVYQEAHPRNK, from the coding sequence ATGGCATCAAACATTCAACCTTTTCAAGATTATTTGGTTAAAGAGAAAAACTACTCTCCTTTAACTGTGCAAGCATACATTTCAGATGTTCAAGCTTTTCAAATTTATTTAAATGATTTTCATGATAGCTTAAGCTTGGAAGAGATAAATTATTCCCAAGTAAGAAGTTGGATTGTGGTTTTGATAGAAAATAATATTTCGGCTACTTCTGTAAATCGAAAAATTTCTTCTTTAAAATCATATTATAAGTTTCTTTTAAAAACAAAGCAAATTTCGATAAATCCTTTATTGAAGCATAAATCCTTAAAAACGGCTAAAAAAGTTCAAATTCCTTTTTCTGAAAAAGAACTTCAAGATGTTTTTGAATTTAATTCTTATTCTAATGATTTTGAGGGAATCAGAAACCAATTAATTATTGAGTTGTTCTACACAACGGGAATTCGTAGAGCTGAAATGATAAATCTAACCTTGAATAATGTTAATACAGTTCAAAAGACTATTAAAGTAATAGGTAAGCGTAATAAAGAAAGAATAATTCCGCTTTTGAATTGTACTATTGAGTTAATAGAAGCCTATAAACACGAAAGAAATCATTTAGAGCATGTTAACCAAAAAGAGATGTTAATTTTGTCTAAAAATGGAAATAAAGTCAGTGAATCGTTTGTTTATCGTTTAATAAATGAGTACTTTAGTACTGTGTCACAAAAAACAAAGAAAAGTCCACACGTTCTTAGGCATTCATTTGCAACACATTTGCTAAATAATGGAGCCGATTTAAATTCAGTAAAAGAGTTATTAGGACACGCTAGTTTGTCTTCCACCCAAATTTACACGCACAGCAGTTTGGCTGAGTTAAAAAAAGTATATCAAGAAGCGCATCCTAGAAATAAATAA
- the hpf gene encoding ribosome hibernation-promoting factor, HPF/YfiA family gives MKVNLQAVNFNVDRKLVDFVQEKLDKLEKYYDKIISADVFLRLENTSDKENKTVEIKINVPGDDFVVKKTAKSFEEGVDLAVDSLERVIVKRKEKLRAI, from the coding sequence ATGAAAGTTAATTTGCAAGCAGTAAATTTTAATGTAGACAGAAAGCTAGTCGATTTTGTTCAAGAAAAGTTAGATAAACTAGAAAAGTATTATGACAAAATTATTTCGGCAGATGTTTTTTTAAGATTAGAAAACACAAGTGATAAAGAAAATAAAACAGTTGAGATAAAAATTAATGTTCCTGGAGACGATTTTGTAGTTAAAAAAACAGCAAAATCATTTGAAGAAGGAGTTGATTTAGCGGTAGATTCTTTAGAACGAGTAATTGTAAAACGAAAAGAAAAATTAAGAGCAATTTGA
- the tuf gene encoding elongation factor Tu has protein sequence MAKETFDRSKPHLNIGTIGHVDHGKTTLTAAITKVLADAGLSEAKSFDQIDNAPEEKERGITINTSHVEYSTANRHYAHVDCPGHADYVKNMVTGAAQMDGAILVVAATDGPMPQTREHILLGRQVGVPRMVVFMNKVDMVDDAELLELVEMEIRDLLSFYQYDGDNGPVIQGSALGGLNGDPKWVATIMELMEAVDNWIELPVRDVEKPFLMPVEDVFTITGRGTVATGRIETGVANTGDPVEIIGMGADKLTSTITGVEMFRKILDRGEAGDNVGLLLRGIAKEDIKRGMVIVKPGSVKPHAHFKAEVYILKKEEGGRHTPFHNNYRPQFYVRTTDVTGTISLPAGVEMVMPGDNLTIDVTLLSPIALSVGLRFAIREGGRTVGAGQVTEILD, from the coding sequence ATGGCAAAAGAAACCTTTGATCGTTCGAAGCCCCATTTAAATATTGGAACTATCGGACACGTTGACCACGGTAAAACTACGTTAACAGCTGCAATTACTAAAGTATTAGCTGATGCTGGTTTATCAGAAGCAAAATCATTTGATCAAATTGATAATGCTCCAGAAGAAAAAGAAAGAGGTATTACTATTAATACATCTCACGTAGAATATTCTACAGCTAATCGTCACTACGCTCACGTTGACTGTCCAGGTCACGCGGATTACGTTAAGAACATGGTTACAGGTGCTGCTCAAATGGACGGAGCTATCTTAGTAGTTGCTGCTACAGATGGTCCTATGCCACAAACAAGAGAGCACATCCTTTTAGGACGTCAAGTAGGTGTGCCTAGAATGGTTGTATTCATGAACAAAGTGGATATGGTTGATGATGCTGAATTATTAGAATTAGTAGAAATGGAAATTAGAGATTTATTATCTTTCTATCAATATGATGGAGATAATGGTCCAGTTATCCAAGGTTCTGCTTTAGGTGGATTGAATGGTGATCCAAAATGGGTTGCTACTATCATGGAATTAATGGAAGCAGTTGACAACTGGATTGAATTGCCAGTTCGTGACGTTGAAAAACCTTTCTTAATGCCAGTTGAAGACGTATTTACAATTACTGGTCGTGGAACTGTTGCTACAGGTCGTATCGAAACAGGAGTTGCTAATACAGGAGATCCAGTTGAAATCATTGGTATGGGAGCTGATAAATTAACTTCTACTATTACAGGAGTTGAGATGTTCCGTAAGATCCTTGATAGAGGTGAAGCTGGTGATAACGTTGGTTTATTATTAAGAGGTATCGCTAAAGAAGATATCAAAAGAGGAATGGTTATTGTTAAACCAGGATCTGTTAAACCACACGCTCACTTTAAAGCAGAGGTGTATATCTTGAAAAAAGAAGAAGGTGGACGTCACACTCCATTCCACAATAACTACCGTCCTCAGTTCTATGTGCGTACAACTGACGTAACGGGTACTATTTCTTTACCAGCTGGTGTAGAGATGGTTATGCCTGGTGATAACTTAACTATTGATGTTACATTGTTAAGTCCTATCGCTTTATCAGTAGGTTTACGTTTCGCTATCCGTGAAGGTGGTAGAACAGTAGGTGCTGGTCAGGTTACTGAAATTTTAGACTAA
- the secE gene encoding preprotein translocase subunit SecE, whose product MTKVVNYISEAFQELKSNVTWPIWADVQRLTIIVAVFSIVFALLTWGVDELFVKALEGFFNIIK is encoded by the coding sequence ATGACAAAAGTAGTTAATTACATATCTGAAGCATTTCAAGAATTAAAATCAAATGTTACTTGGCCTATTTGGGCTGATGTTCAACGTTTGACAATTATTGTTGCTGTTTTTTCAATAGTTTTCGCTCTATTAACATGGGGTGTTGATGAATTGTTTGTTAAAGCTCTTGAAGGTTTTTTTAACATTATAAAATAA
- the nusG gene encoding transcription termination/antitermination protein NusG encodes MADNNVNKWYVVRAVSGQENKVKAYIETETARLGMADYISQVLVPTEKVVQVKDGKKIAKEKVYFPGYIMIEANLTGEIPHIIKSIPGVIGFLGETKGGDAVPLRQSEVNRMLGKVDELSVKEDSVSIPYSTGETVKVIDGPFNGFNGTIEKVNEEKRKLEVMVKIFGRKTPLELSFMQVEKV; translated from the coding sequence ATGGCTGACAATAATGTGAATAAATGGTATGTGGTAAGAGCTGTAAGCGGTCAGGAAAACAAAGTTAAAGCTTACATAGAAACTGAAACTGCTCGCTTAGGTATGGCAGATTACATTTCTCAGGTTTTAGTTCCTACTGAAAAAGTTGTTCAAGTTAAAGATGGTAAAAAGATCGCCAAAGAAAAAGTATATTTTCCTGGTTATATAATGATTGAAGCAAATTTAACTGGAGAAATTCCTCATATCATTAAATCAATTCCTGGGGTTATTGGTTTCCTTGGAGAAACTAAAGGAGGAGATGCAGTGCCGCTAAGACAATCTGAAGTAAACAGAATGTTAGGTAAAGTGGATGAATTATCAGTTAAAGAAGATAGTGTTTCTATTCCATACTCAACTGGAGAAACTGTAAAAGTTATCGATGGTCCTTTCAATGGTTTTAATGGAACTATTGAAAAAGTAAATGAAGAAAAGCGTAAACTTGAAGTAATGGTGAAAATTTTCGGAAGAAAAACACCTTTAGAGTTAAGTTTTATGCAAGTTGAAAAAGTATAA
- the rplK gene encoding 50S ribosomal protein L11, translated as MAKEVSKVVKLQVKGGAANPSPPVGPALGAAGVNIMEFCKQFNARTQDKPGKVLPVQITVYKDKSFDFVVKTPPAAIQLLEAAKLKSGSGEPNRKKVASVTWDQIKAIAEDKMADLNAFTLEKAMSMIAGTARSMGITVTGNAPF; from the coding sequence ATGGCAAAAGAAGTTAGTAAAGTAGTTAAACTACAAGTTAAGGGAGGTGCAGCGAATCCATCGCCACCGGTTGGACCTGCTTTGGGGGCTGCTGGGGTTAACATCATGGAGTTCTGTAAGCAGTTCAATGCTAGAACACAAGATAAACCTGGCAAAGTATTACCAGTACAAATTACTGTGTATAAAGACAAGTCTTTCGACTTTGTTGTTAAAACGCCACCTGCTGCAATTCAATTATTAGAAGCAGCAAAACTAAAGTCTGGTTCTGGTGAACCAAATCGTAAAAAAGTTGCAAGTGTTACTTGGGACCAAATTAAAGCTATTGCTGAAGACAAAATGGCCGATCTAAATGCATTTACATTAGAGAAAGCTATGAGTATGATTGCAGGTACAGCTAGATCTATGGGTATAACAGTAACAGGGAATGCTCCTTTTTAA
- the rplA gene encoding 50S ribosomal protein L1, which translates to MAKLTKKQKEAAAKIEKNKLYSLKDASALIKLVASAKFDESVDIAVKLGVDPRKANQMVRGVVTLPHGTGKDVRVLALVTPDKEAEAKAAGADHVGLDDYLQKIKDGWTDIDVIITMPAVMGKLGPLGRVLGPRGLMPNPKTGTVTMDVAKAVAEVKAGKIDFKVDKTGIVHAGIGRVSFDADKIYDNAHEIVQTLIKLKPTAAKGTYIKSIHLSCTMSPAIALDPKAV; encoded by the coding sequence ATGGCAAAATTGACAAAAAAGCAAAAAGAGGCTGCAGCAAAAATTGAGAAGAATAAACTATACAGTTTAAAAGATGCTTCTGCATTAATTAAATTAGTTGCTTCTGCAAAATTTGACGAGTCTGTTGATATCGCAGTTAAATTAGGTGTAGATCCTAGAAAAGCGAATCAAATGGTAAGAGGGGTTGTAACATTACCTCACGGAACTGGTAAAGATGTAAGAGTTTTAGCTCTTGTTACTCCAGATAAAGAAGCGGAAGCTAAAGCTGCTGGTGCAGACCACGTAGGTTTAGATGACTATCTTCAAAAAATCAAAGACGGTTGGACTGATATTGATGTAATTATCACTATGCCAGCTGTTATGGGTAAATTAGGTCCATTAGGACGTGTTTTAGGACCAAGAGGTTTAATGCCAAACCCTAAAACAGGAACTGTAACTATGGATGTTGCTAAAGCTGTTGCTGAAGTAAAAGCTGGTAAAATCGATTTCAAAGTTGATAAAACTGGTATCGTTCATGCTGGAATAGGTAGAGTATCTTTTGATGCTGATAAAATCTATGACAATGCACACGAAATCGTTCAAACATTAATCAAATTAAAACCAACTGCAGCTAAAGGTACATATATTAAGTCTATTCACTTATCTTGTACAATGAGTCCTGCTATTGCTTTAGATCCTAAAGCAGTATAA
- the rplJ gene encoding 50S ribosomal protein L10: MTREEKSIAIKDLTAQLADVNVIYLADISGLDADTTSNLRRACFKAGIKLEVVKNTLLEKAMEASDSDFGDLSTVLKGNTSMFIADTANGPAKIIKEFRKKGEKPLFKGAYINQEIYIGDNLLDSLVAIKSKEEVIGEIIGLLQSPAQRVIAALKNQPNKEEGAE; the protein is encoded by the coding sequence ATGACTAGAGAAGAAAAATCAATCGCGATTAAAGATTTAACTGCACAGTTAGCGGATGTTAATGTTATCTATTTAGCAGACATTTCAGGACTAGATGCAGATACTACTTCAAACTTAAGAAGAGCTTGTTTTAAAGCTGGAATTAAATTAGAAGTTGTGAAGAATACATTACTTGAAAAAGCAATGGAAGCTTCGGATAGCGACTTTGGTGATTTATCTACAGTTCTTAAAGGAAATACTTCTATGTTTATTGCTGATACCGCTAATGGACCAGCAAAAATCATTAAAGAATTCCGTAAGAAAGGTGAAAAACCACTTTTTAAAGGAGCTTATATTAACCAAGAAATTTATATCGGAGACAACTTATTAGATAGCTTAGTTGCTATTAAATCTAAAGAAGAAGTTATCGGAGAAATCATTGGATTATTACAATCTCCTGCTCAAAGAGTTATTGCAGCTCTTAAAAATCAACCGAACAAGGAAGAAGGAGCAGAATAA
- the rplL gene encoding 50S ribosomal protein L7/L12, whose protein sequence is MADLKQFAEQLVNLTVKEVNELATILKDEYGIEPAAAAVVVAAGGGDAGAAAEQTEFTVVLKEAGASKLGVVKAVKELTGLGLKEAKDLVDAAPTNVKEGVSKDEAEGLKKALEEAGAVVELK, encoded by the coding sequence ATGGCAGATTTGAAACAATTCGCAGAACAATTAGTTAACTTAACAGTTAAAGAAGTTAACGAATTAGCAACAATATTAAAAGATGAGTATGGTATCGAGCCTGCTGCTGCAGCTGTTGTAGTTGCTGCTGGTGGTGGAGATGCTGGTGCTGCTGCTGAGCAAACTGAATTTACAGTAGTATTAAAAGAAGCTGGTGCTTCTAAATTAGGAGTTGTTAAAGCGGTTAAAGAATTAACTGGTTTAGGTCTTAAAGAAGCTAAAGATTTAGTTGATGCTGCACCAACAAATGTAAAAGAAGGTGTTTCTAAAGATGAGGCTGAAGGTCTTAAGAAAGCTTTAGAAGAAGCAGGAGCTGTAGTTGAGTTAAAATAA